The following are from one region of the Flavobacteriaceae bacterium UJ101 genome:
- the arnT|pmrK gene encoding lipid IV(A) 4-amino-4-deoxy-L-arabinosyltransferase (KEGG: amo:Anamo_1886 4-amino-4-deoxy-L-arabinose transferase), producing MKLYWNKTSFFGYAVLGLLFIRGFLNAVIPLMDKTEARYAEIARIMIITQNWITLQIDYGVPFWAKPPLSTWLSALSLKLFGVNEFAVRFPYLLLAALMVFLIGKYAKREQLPFFLPGFILLTLPEFLLHAGVVSTDTSLAFSVALVMLSFWEALQNNSKWYWKYLIFVGFGLGLLAKGPIIFILTVPPLVVWSFLLKNYREIFKKIPWLIGSIITLTIALPWYILTEKATPGFIDYFIIGEHFKRFFDSSWSGDKYGFPKTQPLGIVWIFLFLFALPWIQIVIYKVWKQKNQILKNEWVIFLLIWLLWTPLFFTVSKSLIHPYIMPIMVPIALLATHWYKSLKYRKTLLKFVLIIPILAFLLVLIESFTKTYTKQYIPTDKYLVLENIDSNTKTYHLYSKSYSTQFYSKGTVENISVEDLEQKINNHNESFKVIIKDRDFKELTLDSQKKLHPIAKNYKKTIYRYSNK from the coding sequence ATGAAACTATATTGGAATAAAACCTCATTTTTTGGATATGCAGTTCTAGGATTACTATTCATACGAGGTTTTTTAAATGCTGTTATTCCCTTAATGGATAAAACAGAAGCTCGTTATGCAGAAATTGCCCGTATTATGATAATAACCCAAAACTGGATAACTCTTCAAATAGATTATGGAGTACCTTTTTGGGCAAAACCACCCTTATCAACATGGTTATCAGCATTAAGTTTAAAGCTTTTTGGTGTAAATGAATTTGCTGTAAGATTTCCTTATTTACTATTAGCTGCACTCATGGTATTTTTAATTGGAAAATATGCTAAAAGAGAACAATTACCCTTTTTTCTTCCTGGATTCATATTACTCACATTACCCGAATTTTTATTACATGCTGGTGTTGTTTCAACCGATACTAGTTTAGCTTTTTCGGTAGCACTTGTTATGCTTTCTTTTTGGGAAGCCTTACAAAATAATTCGAAATGGTATTGGAAATACCTCATTTTTGTAGGGTTTGGACTGGGGCTACTTGCAAAAGGACCTATTATTTTTATTTTGACGGTTCCTCCTTTAGTAGTCTGGAGCTTCTTATTAAAAAATTATCGAGAAATATTCAAAAAAATTCCTTGGTTAATAGGAAGTATTATTACATTAACTATAGCACTTCCCTGGTATATTTTAACTGAAAAAGCCACGCCTGGTTTTATAGATTATTTTATTATAGGAGAACATTTTAAACGTTTTTTTGATTCAAGTTGGTCAGGAGATAAATACGGTTTTCCAAAAACACAACCTTTAGGTATCGTTTGGATATTTTTATTTTTATTTGCTTTACCATGGATTCAAATTGTTATTTATAAAGTATGGAAACAAAAAAATCAAATACTTAAAAATGAATGGGTTATTTTTCTATTAATATGGTTATTATGGACACCTTTGTTTTTTACGGTTTCCAAAAGTCTTATTCACCCTTATATAATGCCTATAATGGTACCTATAGCCCTTTTAGCAACGCATTGGTATAAATCCTTAAAGTATAGAAAAACTTTATTAAAATTTGTACTCATAATCCCTATTTTAGCATTTTTACTTGTTTTAATAGAATCGTTTACAAAAACCTATACAAAGCAATATATACCTACTGATAAATATTTAGTACTAGAAAATATAGACTCCAATACAAAAACATATCATTTGTACTCAAAGAGCTACTCCACTCAATTTTATTCAAAAGGTACAGTAGAAAATATTTCCGTAGAAGATTTAGAACAAAAAATAAACAATCACAATGAATCTTTTAAAGTCATCATTAAGGATCGTGATTTTAAAGAACTCACTTTAGATTCTCAAAAAAAATTACATCCTATTGCTAAAAATTATAAGAAAACGATCTATCGTTATTCAAATAAATAA
- the paaH|hbd|fadB|mmgB gene encoding 3-hydroxybutyryl-CoA dehydrogenase (Belongs to the 3-hydroxyacyl-CoA dehydrogenase family.; KEGG: ecc:c2467 3-hydroxybutyryl-CoA dehydrogenase), translated as MKNIAVIGAGTMGNGIAHTFAQHGFKVNLIDLSEQSLEKGIATITKNLDRMIVKEKITEENKKETLQNIQTYTELSKGVSNVNLVVEAATENVELKLKIFKDLDELTNSDTILATNTSSISITQIAAVTTRPDKVIGMHFMNPVPMMKLVEIIRGYSTSDEITNLIMGLSEKLNKIPVEVNDYPGFVANRILMPMINESIETLYNGVAGVQEIDTVMKLGMAHPMGPLQLADFIGLDVCLSILNVMYEGFKNPKYAPCPLLINMVTAGKLGVKSGEGFYDYSESRKAEKVAKQFI; from the coding sequence ATGAAAAATATAGCTGTAATTGGTGCTGGAACTATGGGTAATGGTATTGCCCATACATTCGCACAACATGGATTTAAAGTAAATCTAATTGATCTCTCAGAGCAATCACTTGAAAAAGGAATAGCAACCATTACTAAAAATTTAGATCGAATGATTGTTAAAGAGAAAATAACAGAAGAAAATAAAAAAGAAACCTTACAAAATATTCAAACATATACAGAACTTTCAAAAGGAGTCTCAAATGTGAATTTAGTAGTAGAAGCGGCTACTGAAAATGTAGAGTTGAAATTAAAAATTTTTAAAGATTTAGATGAGCTTACTAATTCAGATACCATTTTAGCAACCAATACATCTTCCATTTCAATTACGCAAATAGCAGCTGTTACAACACGCCCTGATAAAGTAATAGGGATGCATTTTATGAATCCTGTTCCCATGATGAAGTTAGTTGAAATTATCAGAGGGTATTCTACCTCTGATGAGATTACAAACTTAATTATGGGGCTTTCTGAAAAATTAAATAAAATACCAGTTGAAGTAAATGATTATCCAGGGTTTGTAGCCAATCGAATTTTGATGCCTATGATTAATGAATCGATTGAGACTTTGTATAATGGAGTGGCAGGAGTTCAAGAAATTGATACCGTAATGAAGTTGGGAATGGCTCATCCGATGGGACCTTTACAATTAGCAGACTTTATAGGGTTGGATGTTTGTTTATCTATTTTAAATGTAATGTATGAAGGGTTTAAAAATCCTAAATATGCACCCTGTCCATTATTGATTAATATGGTTACAGCGGGGAAATTGGGAGTGAAATCAGGAGAAGGATTTTATGATTATTCTGAAAGTAGAAAGGCAGAGAAAGTAGCTAAACAATTTATTTAA
- the trmB|METTL1 gene encoding tRNA (guanine(46)-N(7))-methyltransferase (Catalyzes the formation of N(7)-methylguanine at position 46 (m7G46) in tRNA; Belongs to the class I-like SAM-binding methyltransferase superfamily. TrmB family.; KEGG: osp:Odosp_3290 tRNA (guanine-N7-)-methyltransferase) — translation MAKKKLFRFAQNKDFKNVVEPAREEVTQGTFSLKGNWNKTFFKNEKPIVLELGCGKGEYSVGLAKAFPDKNFIGIDIKGARFWFGAKEALENNIQNVGFLRSQIELIDQLFAENEVSEIWITFPDPQIKYRRSKHRLTHPIFLKRYHHILKPEGSIHLKTDSEYLHGYTHGIIYAQEHEVLVSSHDVYHPSNTHNHIPKYVKEIQTYYESKYLEKGKAITYLNFKLHYE, via the coding sequence GTGGCGAAAAAAAAATTATTCCGATTTGCACAAAACAAAGATTTTAAAAATGTAGTAGAACCTGCTCGTGAAGAAGTTACCCAAGGTACTTTTTCATTAAAAGGGAATTGGAATAAAACATTTTTTAAAAATGAAAAACCTATCGTTTTAGAATTGGGTTGTGGAAAAGGAGAATACAGCGTAGGCTTAGCCAAAGCTTTTCCTGATAAGAACTTTATAGGAATTGATATTAAAGGAGCTCGTTTTTGGTTTGGCGCTAAAGAAGCTTTAGAAAACAATATTCAAAATGTTGGTTTTTTACGTTCACAAATTGAGTTAATCGATCAACTTTTCGCTGAAAATGAAGTTTCTGAAATTTGGATTACTTTCCCTGACCCTCAAATTAAATACAGACGTTCTAAGCATCGTTTAACACATCCTATTTTCTTAAAACGTTATCATCATATTTTAAAACCAGAAGGTTCCATCCATTTAAAAACTGATAGTGAATATTTACACGGTTATACACATGGAATTATTTATGCTCAAGAACATGAAGTATTGGTCTCTAGTCATGATGTTTACCATCCAAGTAATACACACAATCATATCCCTAAATATGTAAAAGAAATTCAAACCTACTATGAATCAAAATATTTAGAAAAAGGAAAAGCCATTACTTATTTAAATTTCAAATTACATTACGAATGA
- a CDS encoding histidine kinase (Member of the two-component regulatory system PhoP/PhoR involved in the alkaline phosphatase genes regulation. PhoR may function as a membrane-associated protein kinase that phosphorylates PhoP in response to environmental signals. Contains 1 histidine kinase domain; Contains 1 PAS (PER-ARNT-SIM) domain.; KEGG: cpi:Cpin_1223 two-component system, OmpR family, phosphate regulon sensor histidine kinase PhoR) produces MLKKYSFSLTIAVITSCIITAFVSLLIFYLGSYQPIISIAVFLISFFTIWITIIIKTANVDRKIRKLYHNVFNLKRYKEASIPEYIDEISEQVTLLSQQKVKEIDVLTERENYRREFLGNVSHELKTPLFSIQGFLLTLIEGGVEDEKIRYKYLNRINKSVDRLGYIVKDLDMISELESGKIQIAPKSFNIVAVTQEVFDLLEIKAQKQGITLQFDEEYNNIKVIGDLERIQQVMVNLVVNAIKHSNKDNTTVTVSFKNENQNIQIAVHDNGQGISQEDQQRIFERFYRVDKSRNRKKGGSGLGLSIVKHILDAHGEKINVESKLGEGSTFYFHLKKI; encoded by the coding sequence ATGCTTAAAAAATATTCTTTTTCTTTAACAATTGCTGTGATTACATCTTGTATCATTACAGCTTTTGTTTCTTTACTCATTTTTTACTTAGGCAGCTACCAACCTATTATTTCTATAGCCGTTTTTCTTATTAGTTTTTTTACAATTTGGATTACCATCATTATAAAAACGGCTAATGTAGATCGAAAAATTCGAAAACTATACCATAATGTTTTTAATTTAAAACGTTATAAAGAAGCTTCTATACCAGAATATATTGATGAAATTTCAGAGCAAGTAACTCTTCTTTCTCAGCAAAAAGTAAAAGAAATTGACGTTTTAACAGAACGTGAAAATTATCGAAGAGAATTTCTAGGAAATGTTTCTCATGAGTTAAAAACCCCATTATTTTCTATTCAAGGATTTCTTTTAACTTTAATCGAAGGAGGTGTTGAAGATGAAAAAATTCGTTATAAATACCTGAATAGAATTAATAAATCGGTAGATCGATTGGGTTATATCGTAAAAGATTTGGATATGATTTCTGAACTGGAATCTGGGAAAATACAAATTGCCCCCAAATCCTTTAATATTGTAGCTGTTACTCAAGAAGTTTTTGATTTATTAGAAATCAAGGCTCAAAAACAAGGAATAACTTTACAATTTGATGAAGAATACAATAATATCAAAGTTATAGGTGATTTAGAACGTATTCAACAAGTTATGGTGAATCTTGTAGTTAATGCCATTAAACATTCCAATAAAGATAACACCACAGTTACCGTTTCATTTAAAAACGAAAATCAAAACATTCAAATTGCCGTTCATGATAACGGACAAGGAATCTCTCAAGAAGATCAACAACGTATATTCGAACGTTTTTACCGTGTTGATAAAAGTCGAAATCGTAAAAAAGGAGGCTCTGGGCTCGGCTTGTCCATAGTAAAACATATTTTGGATGCCCACGGAGAAAAAATCAACGTTGAAAGTAAACTAGGAGAAGGGTCCACCTTTTATTTCCATTTAAAAAAAATATAG
- a CDS encoding DNA-binding response regulator MtrA (Member of the two-component regulatory system MtrA/MtrB; Contains 1 OmpR/PhoB-type DNA-binding domain; Contains 1 response regulatory domain.), whose translation MKKSKILLVDDEPDILEFLSYNLNKEGFHVVTAHNGEEGLKKAKIEKPDLILLDVMMPKMDGIETCAEIKKVEALKNTLVVFLTARTEDFSQLAGYDAGADDYITKPIKPKILISKINAWLRRSKDDNQNETIVAQDITINRETYKITFGDEEFSLPRKEFELLALLASKPERVFKREEILEKVWGNEVVVGGRTIDVHIRKLREKFGNDRFSTVKGVGYKMNALNA comes from the coding sequence ATGAAGAAATCAAAAATTCTTTTAGTGGATGATGAACCGGATATCTTAGAGTTTTTATCCTATAATTTAAATAAAGAAGGCTTTCATGTCGTAACAGCACATAACGGCGAAGAAGGATTGAAAAAAGCTAAAATCGAAAAGCCAGACTTGATTCTTTTAGATGTTATGATGCCAAAAATGGATGGTATTGAAACCTGTGCAGAAATTAAAAAAGTAGAAGCTTTAAAAAACACTTTAGTAGTTTTTCTAACAGCTCGTACTGAAGATTTTTCACAATTAGCAGGCTATGATGCAGGTGCTGATGATTATATAACAAAACCGATTAAACCTAAAATATTAATTAGTAAAATTAATGCATGGTTAAGACGTTCAAAAGACGACAATCAAAATGAAACAATCGTTGCACAAGATATTACGATTAATAGAGAAACGTATAAAATCACTTTTGGAGATGAAGAATTTTCATTACCAAGAAAAGAGTTTGAACTATTGGCTTTATTAGCTTCTAAACCAGAACGTGTTTTCAAACGAGAAGAAATTTTAGAAAAAGTATGGGGAAATGAAGTTGTAGTTGGAGGAAGAACCATTGACGTTCATATTAGAAAATTACGAGAAAAATTTGGTAATGATCGATTTAGCACGGTAAAAGGTGTTGGATATAAAATGAATGCTTTAAATGCTTAA
- a CDS encoding DNA base-flipping protein (Involved in DNA damage recognition. Binds DNA containing O(6)-methylguanine (PubMed:20212037). Binds to the damaged base and flips the base out of the DNA duplex into an extrahelical conformation, which allows processing by repair proteins (By similarity); Belongs to the MGMT family. ATL subfamily.): MKNDSFFQQVYQVARLIPKGRVTSYGAIAKYLAAPRSARMVGWAMNASHGDDSIPAHRVVNRKGILTGKHHFGLNPMEELLKQEGIQVINNQIQDFETLFWDPSTEL, translated from the coding sequence ATGAAAAATGACTCCTTTTTCCAACAAGTTTATCAAGTAGCTCGGCTCATCCCAAAAGGGCGTGTTACTTCATACGGTGCAATAGCTAAATACTTAGCTGCACCTCGATCGGCACGAATGGTAGGTTGGGCAATGAATGCTTCGCATGGAGATGATTCTATTCCTGCACACAGAGTGGTAAACCGAAAAGGTATTCTAACAGGAAAACATCATTTTGGATTAAACCCAATGGAAGAACTTCTAAAACAAGAAGGTATTCAAGTAATAAACAATCAAATTCAAGACTTTGAAACCTTATTTTGGGATCCTTCAACTGAATTATAA
- a CDS encoding uncharacterized protein (Contains 1 2Fe-2S ferredoxin-type domain; Contains 1 MOSC domain.), translating to MKLSSIIHYPLKSSKGISLKKSYVQFTGLINDRHFMLATKKGHMMTAREHPKILNIKVTIINEKITFNNLENQCLEINYAEFSMEQLKTNVFDDKFLAYKTLERADKWFSNILGIDCSLLYLSTDSKRIGEKSKTKVTFADEYPILLISQGSLDQLNQKSLIQHKMAQFRPNFVVSNTSPFIEDSWKKIKIGDVLFEVSAPCPRCILTTINNKTLTFNTLKEPLHTLSKFRSDNNGNIHFGQYLIPLNEGSINLNDPIEVLETQKPPIYEDLTEELLELELTKKLKISRDFYSYNFKLKNKDSLPKYKAGQYLPLLLNVNESIVSRMYTLSSSPTQKNNLAITVKKVQQGLVSNWLANNLKTGDTIFAEPPKGHFVIKNKSKKIVLISAGSGITPMISFIREMTDTSSIKNNVTLYHYCENEEDTSYYDELIKLDKLNSKLHIEFILNKPNNDWRGKTGLVSFEHLKSINEIIQSDIYICGPIPFMDRVKSILSDLGCSKENLYHENFSANLLKEKDIKEITININESKNITGSNQDSVLNQLENNGINISNKCRVGSCGKCKIKLTSGEVNTINSEALTKEEVDQGYILGCVSIPKENIKVEI from the coding sequence ATGAAATTAAGTTCAATAATTCATTACCCCCTAAAATCTAGCAAAGGAATTTCTTTGAAAAAAAGTTATGTGCAATTTACAGGCTTAATCAATGACCGTCATTTTATGTTAGCTACAAAAAAAGGTCATATGATGACCGCTAGAGAGCATCCTAAAATATTAAATATAAAAGTTACTATTATTAATGAAAAAATAACCTTCAATAATTTAGAAAATCAATGTTTGGAAATTAATTATGCTGAATTTTCAATGGAACAACTCAAAACAAACGTATTTGATGATAAATTTTTAGCCTATAAAACATTAGAAAGGGCAGATAAATGGTTTTCAAATATATTAGGAATTGATTGTAGCTTACTTTACTTATCAACAGATTCTAAAAGAATAGGAGAAAAATCGAAAACCAAAGTAACTTTTGCTGATGAATATCCTATATTATTAATTTCACAAGGATCTTTAGATCAGTTGAATCAGAAAAGTCTTATTCAACATAAAATGGCTCAATTTAGACCCAATTTTGTCGTTTCAAATACCTCTCCTTTTATTGAAGATAGTTGGAAAAAAATAAAAATTGGTGATGTACTTTTTGAAGTGAGCGCACCTTGTCCAAGATGTATACTAACCACTATAAATAACAAAACACTCACATTCAACACATTGAAGGAACCATTGCATACATTAAGTAAATTTAGATCAGATAACAATGGAAACATTCATTTCGGACAATATTTAATACCTTTAAATGAAGGTAGCATTAACTTAAATGATCCTATAGAAGTTCTTGAAACCCAGAAACCTCCTATTTATGAAGATCTAACAGAAGAACTACTTGAACTTGAATTAACTAAAAAATTAAAAATATCTCGTGATTTCTATTCTTATAATTTTAAATTAAAAAATAAAGATTCCTTACCTAAATATAAAGCGGGTCAATATTTACCACTTCTTTTGAATGTAAATGAATCCATTGTTTCTAGAATGTATACTCTTTCATCTAGCCCTACTCAAAAAAATAATTTAGCTATTACCGTTAAAAAAGTTCAACAAGGTCTTGTATCTAATTGGTTGGCAAATAATTTAAAAACCGGAGATACCATTTTTGCGGAACCCCCTAAAGGCCATTTTGTAATCAAAAATAAAAGTAAAAAAATTGTTTTAATATCAGCAGGTAGCGGTATTACACCTATGATTTCGTTTATAAGAGAAATGACTGACACTTCTTCAATTAAAAATAATGTTACACTTTATCATTATTGTGAAAATGAAGAAGACACCTCTTATTATGATGAATTAATTAAGTTAGATAAATTAAATTCCAAATTACACATTGAATTTATTCTAAACAAGCCTAATAACGATTGGAGAGGCAAAACAGGCTTAGTTAGTTTTGAACATCTGAAATCAATTAATGAAATAATACAAAGTGATATTTACATTTGTGGGCCCATTCCTTTTATGGATAGGGTTAAATCTATTCTTAGCGATTTAGGGTGTTCAAAAGAAAATTTATATCATGAAAATTTTTCAGCTAATTTATTAAAGGAAAAAGATATAAAAGAAATCACTATAAACATAAACGAATCTAAAAATATCACTGGTTCAAATCAAGACTCTGTTTTAAATCAATTAGAAAACAATGGAATCAATATTTCAAATAAATGTAGAGTGGGATCTTGTGGAAAATGTAAAATCAAATTAACTTCAGGAGAAGTCAATACTATAAATTCAGAAGCACTTACAAAAGAAGAAGTTGATCAAGGATACATTTTAGGATGTGTTTCAATTCCAAAAGAAAATATAAAAGTAGAAATATAA
- the msrAB gene encoding peptide-methionine (S)-S-oxide reductase (Has an important function as a repair enzyme for proteins that have been inactivated by oxidation. Catalyzes the reversible oxidation-reduction of methionine sulfoxide in proteins to methionine (By similarity); Belongs to the MsrA Met sulfoxide reductase family.; KEGG: osp:Odosp_0320 peptide methionine sulfoxide reductase msrA/msrB), translating into MKEFSIIIGLILSSIVVGQNKNIYFGGGCFWCVEVVFDDLKGVEEAESGYAGGRTWNPTYKEISYGDTGHAEVVKVTYDPSVISLDQLLEVFWYMHDPTTLNRQGADIGTQYRSIVLYEEDKEKEIIEKSKAKWEQSGIWDGNYTTEITKLKKYYPAEEYHQNYYQNNTSQPYCSYTIAPKIEKFRKRFKNWLK; encoded by the coding sequence ATGAAAGAATTTAGTATAATAATTGGCTTAATTTTAAGCAGTATAGTAGTGGGACAAAATAAAAACATTTACTTTGGAGGAGGTTGTTTTTGGTGTGTAGAAGTGGTTTTTGATGATCTAAAAGGAGTAGAAGAGGCAGAGTCGGGGTATGCAGGTGGTAGAACGTGGAATCCAACCTACAAAGAAATCTCATATGGAGATACGGGACATGCGGAAGTGGTTAAAGTAACCTATGATCCTTCTGTTATTTCATTAGATCAGTTATTAGAAGTTTTTTGGTATATGCATGATCCTACCACTTTGAACAGACAAGGGGCTGATATTGGGACACAATACCGTTCTATAGTTTTATATGAAGAAGATAAAGAAAAAGAAATCATAGAGAAATCGAAAGCAAAATGGGAACAATCTGGTATTTGGGATGGTAATTATACAACTGAAATCACAAAATTAAAGAAGTATTATCCAGCGGAGGAATACCATCAAAATTATTATCAAAATAATACCAGTCAACCTTATTGCTCGTACACTATTGCTCCAAAGATTGAAAAGTTTAGAAAAAGATTTAAAAACTGGTTGAAATAA
- a CDS encoding putative membrane protease YugP — protein sequence MDMTYMILTGAIFLISTLVSGQLKSKFKKYSQIHLRNGMSGKEVAEKMLADNGITDVKVISVRGQLTDHYNPANKTVNLSEVVYHERNAAAAAVAAHECGHAIQHAKGYAWLNFRSKMVPAVQFSSKFVNIALMGGLALMAMSGSTLVLKIAIALFAVTVLFSVVTLPVEFDASKRALAWMEARNIVTQEEYAGSKDSLKWAAMTYVVAALGAIAQLLYFISMLNRRN from the coding sequence ATGGATATGACTTATATGATTTTAACAGGGGCTATTTTTTTAATCAGTACATTGGTTAGTGGTCAATTAAAATCAAAATTTAAAAAATATTCTCAAATTCATTTGAGAAATGGAATGTCAGGAAAAGAGGTAGCAGAAAAAATGTTAGCAGATAATGGTATTACAGATGTAAAAGTGATTTCAGTAAGAGGTCAATTAACTGATCACTATAATCCAGCAAATAAAACGGTAAATTTGAGTGAGGTAGTTTATCATGAACGAAATGCAGCTGCAGCTGCGGTAGCAGCACACGAATGTGGTCATGCAATTCAGCATGCTAAAGGTTATGCATGGTTGAATTTTCGATCAAAAATGGTTCCAGCAGTTCAATTTAGCTCTAAGTTTGTTAATATTGCATTGATGGGAGGTTTGGCTCTTATGGCTATGAGTGGAAGTACATTGGTTTTAAAAATAGCGATTGCTTTATTTGCTGTTACGGTATTATTTTCTGTAGTAACATTACCTGTAGAATTTGACGCAAGTAAAAGAGCACTTGCTTGGATGGAAGCTCGAAATATTGTAACTCAAGAAGAATATGCAGGTTCTAAAGATTCTTTAAAATGGGCAGCCATGACTTATGTAGTAGCGGCTTTAGGAGCCATTGCACAGTTGTTATATTTTATTTCAATGTTAAATAGAAGAAATTAA